The genomic region GTTATTCGGTGAATATGTGGCCGGCGGGATAGATCTTGACAGGTTCAAAAGGATCGAATCCCTCGGGTTTATGAAAAAAGGGGAAGTCTCGATTCTGCTTACCGGTACGCCGGTCCCTCACGAGATATTCCTCCTCTCCTCGACCCGGATCGAACGCTGGAAGGAAAAAAGGTTTATTGACAGGCTTCCCGCGATTACAGCCGGAGCCCCGGCTGACATAAAGAACGATCTGAGATCGATCGGAATAGCAGCGTTTATTCCAGCCGGGGAGAATTCACTGGATTTTCTTGATCGATTTTCCGATTCTACGGGAACGGGATCGGATCACAGTATACCCTGACTGCCGGCAGGGATATTCTGACAGGGGATGCGGGCCGGAGAACTTTTGCCGGCCTCGATTGTAAAAAGGCGAATCAGGTGCGATGATGAATTCAAGAATAAGAAGATGGTTTCCGTTTTTTGCGTGGATAGCATTAATTTTCGGGGCGTCCTCCATTCCCGGTGGCGTGACCAGGGGAGTAGATCTCCCGACTGACGCCGACAAGCTCATTCACTTTTTCGAATATCTGGTTTTTGCTGTTCTATTCTATCGTGGGTTAAGTTACGATAGCGGAAGGGTGAACCTGACGATCACTTTCGTCGT from Candidatus Krumholzibacteriota bacterium harbors:
- a CDS encoding VanZ family protein, coding for MNSRIRRWFPFFAWIALIFGASSIPGGVTRGVDLPTDADKLIHFFEYLVFAVLFYRGLSYDSGRVNLTITFVVIMTGGGIAGLDEMYQSYIPGRDSSFLDLVADFTGVVAGSIFATAKHVWTIKRGRRDEI